The window GCCGAGAGCCAGAGCATCGAGGAGCTCGCGCAGCGCTTCCACATCGATTCCGACGCGGTGCGCCGAAAGCTCGAAGAGCTCGGCCTGGGTTCGGCGGATTCCTCCAGCGAGGCCCTGGAGGCCACGCTCGCCGACTTCGCCAGCGCTCTGGAGCTGCTGCACGCGAAGAAGTATGCGCAAGCCGCCGAGTTGCTGGAAAGGGTCGTGGCCGACGCGGACGGCATCCAGATTGCCGACCGCGCCCGCCAACACCTCGAGATCTGCCGCGCGCGGACTGCCGAGGAATCCGAAGACGGCGATCTTTACCTGCGCGCGGTTTTCGAGAAGAACAACGGCAACCTGGAGCAAGCGCTCGAGCTGTGCCGGCAGGTCGAGACCGTGGACAGCGAAGAGCACTACGCTTATCTGATGGCTTCGATTCGCGCTCTGGCAGGGGCCGAGGACGAAGCCCTGGAGCTGCTTGAGACCGCCATCCGTCTCGAGCCCAGGAACCGCGTCCACGCCTACCACGACTCGGACTTCGACCCGCTCCGCGGTCGCGAAGAGTTCGCGCAACTGGTTCAAGTGGTGTCCGCCACGGAGTGAGCCTCTCTTCGGAGAGTCTCCAGGGAGACGGCCCTTCGCTGGTGGCGATCGGCGGCGGTAGTGGGCTCGCGGTGTTGTTGCGCGGTCTCAAGTCTCAGATCAGCGATCCCGGCCAGCTGACCGCGGTCGTGACGGTGGCTGACGACGGCGGCTCCTCCGGCCGGCTACGGAGAGATTTCGGAGTGCTGCCGCCGGGAGACATCCGCAACTGCATCGTCGCCCTGGCCGACGACGAAGACCTGCTGGCGCGGCTCTTCCAGTATCGATTCGCCGATGGCGAAGGCCTCGCCGGGCACTCTTTCGGCAATCTCTTCCTGACCGCCCTGACCGGAATCACCGGTGATTTCTACCAGGCGATCCTCACCGCCGAGTCGATCCTGTCGGTGCGCGGGCGCATCTTGCCGGCGACCCTGGCCGACGTGCGTTTACGGGGCACGGGACTCTCGGGGCGTCTCTACCGGGGTGAGTCCGCGGTCGGCCAATCGGGCGAGCGCCTCGCCGGCCTCGAGCTCCTTCCCGCCGCCGCCGCCGCCTTCCCGCCGTCGATCGAGGC is drawn from bacterium and contains these coding sequences:
- the yvcK gene encoding uridine diphosphate-N-acetylglucosamine-binding protein YvcK, translated to MSLSSESLQGDGPSLVAIGGGSGLAVLLRGLKSQISDPGQLTAVVTVADDGGSSGRLRRDFGVLPPGDIRNCIVALADDEDLLARLFQYRFADGEGLAGHSFGNLFLTALTGITGDFYQAILTAESILSVRGRILPATLADVRLRGTGLSGRLYRGESAVGQSGERLAGLELLPAAAAAFPPSIEALRHADLILLGPGSLYTSILPNLLIPGIRRAARRSAAKVALILNIMTQPGETDGMNAIDHFDAIEQHVGERLVDCVLVNSTRPAAALLDHYAATGSESVTFDRDGFKKRGVELVARDLLADGELIRHDPAKLCQAVLELTPAH